The Candidatus Delongbacteria bacterium region GATCATTATAGAAAAGATAGTATCGACACAGCTATACTTTATATGGAATATGCTCAAAAGAAATATCCTGAAAATGATATTTCATCATTAAAGATCCTGGCACAAATGTATACCGTTGTTGGTCAGTATCCTAAAGCAATAGGAGTTTGGAAGAAAGGAATTGAAAAAGGATATTTTTATAATTTGAACAATGATGCGTATCAAAAATATTATAAAGACAATAATGAATTTGAAAAACTGGCAAAGATCGAAAAAGACAAAATTGATGCCTCACACATAAAGCATGAAGTACTATTACCTGAAAATTATGATCAAAATAAGCTTTATCCGGTTCTGTTCGTGTTTCATGGCAATAATAGAAATATTGAATTGGCAAAATCTGTATGGACATCAGATATAATGAAGAAGGAATTTATTTCAGTTTTTCTTCAGTCTTATGCAAATATGGACAAAGATACTTATCAATGGATTCAAAATGATGAGAAGACAAATAAAGAGTTTAAAGAAATTTATGATAATGTAATGAAGATGTACTCTGTTGATACGAACAAGATCGTTTTTGCAGGAATGTCAGCAGGTGGATTAAAAGTTGTAGATTATGCATTTAATGAATTTGTTCCAATGTCGGGATTAGTACTGAACTGCCCGGTCATTCCAACAAATATTACAGAAGAAGCCTTAAAACAATTTGTTGAAAAGAACAAAAGAATCGGAATAATCACCGGAGAGAAAGATTTTGCTTTAGACGGTCAAAAGAAATTATTGACTGATCTTGAAAATTTGAACGGTAAGACTAAAATTATAGTCAATGAGGATCTCGGTCATGTATTTGCTGAAGACTTTTCGATCAGACTTGATGAATATTTAAAATGGGTCATTGAATAAAGGGCTATCTAAAATCTTGCATTTATCCTAGTGATAAATTACATTGATTTGTCATAAATTATTGTTAGGGAGTAAAATAAAATGGATGAGAATACAAAAAAAAAATTCTAGAGCATAGAAGCTGAAAAAATAAATATCGTTTATAAAGATGGTAATCTCAGGATGGCTTTGTTCAGTAATGGTAATGTGCCACCTGATCAACAAGAATAAAAAGTTAATTAAGATGAACATTTAAATGAATATTCAGGATAAAACATACTACATTAATAGATACGATCTGTCGGAAGATAAGTCTTTGCAAGCTTGGAGTGCAGCAGATGAATTTCTGTTGCAGGCTTTTAAAGAGATGGAAAACCACTCCTCGCATACGGGCATTTATAACGATAGATTTGGTTTTTTAGCTTGTCATTTACATTCTTTTAGCCCGACAATTATAATAACGAATAAAAGTCAGGAAAAAGCGATCGTTTCAAATTTAGAAGCGAACGAGCTTCCTACTGCAAAATTTACAAACCCGCTTTCAGTTCTCGAAAATAAAATTGACTTTGCTCTAGTTAAAATACCTAAGTCTCTAGGCTTATTTCAATTATTCCTTGAGCATATAACACAAAATTCAACCGATGATGTACAAGTCATATGCTCATTTATGACCCGTTATTTTACTCCTAATCTTTTACAGATAGCAGAAGAATATTTTGAAGTGGTTGAACAGAGCAAAGCTAAGAAGAAAGCTAGGTTAATGATCCTTTCTAAGAAGAGAGAGATCGTAAAAAGAAAAATTGTCACTTCAATTGAATACAAAGACAGCGTTTATAAGCAGTATCTTGGGGTCTTTTCTTCAGATCATATTGATTACGCAACTCAATTTTTTCTTGATCATATTGAGTTAAAGAAAACCGATCAACGAATTTTAGACCTGGCATCGGGGAACGGGGTAATAGGGAATGAAATATTCAAACAGCTTCCCGATGCTGAAATTCACTTGATGGATGATTCTTATCTGGCAGTTGAATCTGCAAAGCTTAATATTGATGGAGATATGATACATCACCATTTTAATAATGATCTATCGATCTTTAGTGATGACACTTTTGATCTGATAGTGACTAATCCACCTTTTCATTTTGAATATGAGATCAATATCCAGGTTCCACTTCAACTTTTTGTAGAATGCTATAGGTGTTTGAAAGAAGGGGGAAGCCTTCAGATAGTTGCCAATAAGCATTTGAATTATAGAATACATTTAGAGAAATATTTTAAGACAGTTCAGGTACTCGCTGAAGCAAATAAATTTATAGTTTATAAGTGCATTAAATAAACCATCATTTTTCATTTTTTTGTTGAAAAATTTGCATTTTTCTGTATTAAAGTGTATACTGATAAACAAATATTCAGTAATAAAATCTTACAATTATATATATAAATTCAAATCAAAGGGATAAAATATGTTTGAGACAGAGCTTTATAATTCAAAAAATAAACCTAGCACAGCACAAAAAGAAAATGTGGTTAATTTTTTATACATGAATCTACAGGAATTTGGTGATCCGAAATCTGATATTGAAAAAGCAGTCTCTTATGCTTTGAAAGAAATACCTTCATTTGGAGGTTTTGTATTGGTTTCATATGCAAATAATGAAATATCAGGGGTAGTGGTTGTAAATGAAACAGGTATGAAAGATTATATTCCGGAAAACATTCTGGTTTATATTGCAACTCACAGGAATATGCGTGGTAAAGGTATAGGTAAATTTCTAATGCAAAGATCAATTGAATTAGCAAATGGAAATATAGCTTTGCATGTAGAGCCTGATAATCCGGCAAGGTATTTATACGAAAAAGTAGGTTTTACCAGTAAATATATTGAAATGAGACACATAAAATAAAAGGCGTTGGTTTGAAATTTGATCATATTATCAAAAATGGATTAATTTATGACGGAACACTATCTACACCCTACAGATCAGATATAGGAATAATAAATGATAAGATAGTTTTTATAGGTAAATTATCAGAAATAGATTGTAAAAACGTTATTAATGCTGAGAAGAAGATAATAACTCCGGGATTCATCGATATTCATACTCATTGCGATCTTTCATTTAAGCAGTTTATTAAAAAAATGGATCAAAATTCTATTTCGCAGAATTATATTAATAACTCTAACTTTCTATATCAGGGAGTTACTTCTGTAGTGACCGGAAACTGTGGGCTTGGTTATTCAAGCACAGACAGCTGGTTGGATTTTACAAAAAGAATTGGATTCAAGTCAAATGTTTATCATCTGGCTCCTCATGGAAGTATAAGAGAAGATCTTTTTGGTAAAAATCAGCCATTAAATTTGAACGATACTGAGCTGAAGTTACTATTGAAAAGAATTTCTAAAGAAATTGAAGATGGAGCTGTTGGTGTTTCACTCGGGCTTGAATATGCTCCGGGTTGTTTTGCATCTATAAAAGAATTGACAGAAATAGCTAAATTGGTAAAGAAATATGATAAGGTATTAACTGTTCATTTAAAACTGGAACTAGGGAGGAATGATAAAGGTTATTCCATCTTAGATGCAATTGATGAAGTAATAGATATTTGTAGATTTACAGGAGTTTCGCTCGAAATATCCCATCTTAAACTTGGGAAACCAAAAGACGGTATCCAGATCGATCAAGTAATTGACAAAATCACTCAGGCAAAGAGATCCGGTTTAAACATTAATGTGGATCACTATCCATACAATGCAGGTAATACGATGTTAAGTTTCCTGCTCCCGAATGAATACAAAGAGGGATCTGGAATAAAACTTAAATATAGAAATAAGACAGGCAGGGCAAAAATTATAACTATTCTTAAAGATTTTTTCAGAGATATAAGTTCTGAAGATGTATTAATTAGCTATTTTCCTTCCAAGCCTGAACTTGAAGGAATGAATTTAAAAGAAATGGCGATTGAACAGAATAAAGATATTTATGAATGTTACGTTGATATGTTATTTGAAGATGCTATCCCCTGGGCAGTATTTTTTCTTTCAGAGGAAAATGATATAAATAAAATAGTGAGAATGAAGGATGTTATAACTGTCTCTGACGGTTGGACAGTTGATAATAAAATGCAAAAACCTCACCCACGATTGTATGGATCTTTTCCTAGAAAAATTAAAAAATATTCTATTGATGAAAAAATAATTGATCTAACATCATCTATAAGATCAATGACATCCTTACCTGCAGAAAAATTCAACATAAAGGATCGTGGTATAATAAAGAAAGGCTTTTATGCTGATCTTGCGATCATTGACCTGAAAAAATTAGAAGATAGATCCACATATTTGAATCCACACCAATATTCTTGTGGGATCGAATATCTATTTCTAAATGGAAAATTAGTGATAAAAGAAAATTTTATCGTTTAAGTATGGATAATTTAAATATGAAATTTACGACAGAAATAAGCATCAGTAAACAAGCAGTAAAAAAAAATATTGAATTTTTAACAGATTACATTGGTGAAGATATCAGGATGTCATCGGTCGTCAAAGCTAATGCATACGGGCATGGAATTAAGAAATTTGTTCCTATCGCGGAAGAGTATGGTATAGATCACTTTGCTGTGTTTTGTTATAATGAAGCTATTCAGGTTTATAATGTATTAAAGAAAAATTCAGATATTATGATAATGGGATGGATAGCTGATCAACATTTTGAAGATATAATCAGTAAAAAAATTGAATTTTTTGTTTTTAATCTTGAACGTTTAGAAATTGCATTAGAAGTATCAAAAAAAATTAAAATATCTGCCAGAATACATTTGGAAATCGAAACAGGAATGAATAGAAATGGATTAAGTAAAAAAGAATTTAACGAATCGATACAGATCATAAAAAAGAATCAAAAAAATTTTATTGTTAAAGGATTATGCTCTCACCTCGCTGGACCTGAAAGTATAGCAAATCATGTTCGTGTTAAAAAACAAATAAGAGTATTTGAAAATTATTTGAAGATCCTTCAGGAAAATAATATTGATCCTGAGTTTAAACATTTAGCATGTTCAGCGGCAACTATAGGTTATCCTAAGTCCAGGTTTAATATGGTACGGATAGGAATTATGCAGTATGGTTTTTGGTCAAGCAAAGAAGTGTTCCTAAGATATTCCGCCAAAAAAAAGGGTTTCATTAACCCGCTACAGAGAGTAATTACATGGAAAAGTGAAATAATGAGCCTTAAATTTGTTAAAACAGGAGAATTTGTAAGTTACGGAACAACATATCTTGCCCAAAATAAAATTCACATTGCTATAATACCAATCGGTTACTCAAACGGGTATAGTAGATCCTTTTCCAATAGAGGAAGGGTTTTGATCAATGGAGTTCGTTGTCCGGTTATTGGTAATGTAAATATGAATATGATAATTGTAGATG contains the following coding sequences:
- a CDS encoding GNAT family N-acetyltransferase; the protein is MFETELYNSKNKPSTAQKENVVNFLYMNLQEFGDPKSDIEKAVSYALKEIPSFGGFVLVSYANNEISGVVVVNETGMKDYIPENILVYIATHRNMRGKGIGKFLMQRSIELANGNIALHVEPDNPARYLYEKVGFTSKYIEMRHIK
- the alr gene encoding alanine racemase, whose translation is MKFTTEISISKQAVKKNIEFLTDYIGEDIRMSSVVKANAYGHGIKKFVPIAEEYGIDHFAVFCYNEAIQVYNVLKKNSDIMIMGWIADQHFEDIISKKIEFFVFNLERLEIALEVSKKIKISARIHLEIETGMNRNGLSKKEFNESIQIIKKNQKNFIVKGLCSHLAGPESIANHVRVKKQIRVFENYLKILQENNIDPEFKHLACSAATIGYPKSRFNMVRIGIMQYGFWSSKEVFLRYSAKKKGFINPLQRVITWKSEIMSLKFVKTGEFVSYGTTYLAQNKIHIAIIPIGYSNGYSRSFSNRGRVLINGVRCPVIGNVNMNMIIVDVTSLESVKIKDEVVLIGEQNDLTISVDSFSEISQQINYEILSRLPLNIPRKIIK
- a CDS encoding amidohydrolase family protein; the protein is MKFDHIIKNGLIYDGTLSTPYRSDIGIINDKIVFIGKLSEIDCKNVINAEKKIITPGFIDIHTHCDLSFKQFIKKMDQNSISQNYINNSNFLYQGVTSVVTGNCGLGYSSTDSWLDFTKRIGFKSNVYHLAPHGSIREDLFGKNQPLNLNDTELKLLLKRISKEIEDGAVGVSLGLEYAPGCFASIKELTEIAKLVKKYDKVLTVHLKLELGRNDKGYSILDAIDEVIDICRFTGVSLEISHLKLGKPKDGIQIDQVIDKITQAKRSGLNINVDHYPYNAGNTMLSFLLPNEYKEGSGIKLKYRNKTGRAKIITILKDFFRDISSEDVLISYFPSKPELEGMNLKEMAIEQNKDIYECYVDMLFEDAIPWAVFFLSEENDINKIVRMKDVITVSDGWTVDNKMQKPHPRLYGSFPRKIKKYSIDEKIIDLTSSIRSMTSLPAEKFNIKDRGIIKKGFYADLAIIDLKKLEDRSTYLNPHQYSCGIEYLFLNGKLVIKENFIV
- a CDS encoding methyltransferase, which translates into the protein MNIQDKTYYINRYDLSEDKSLQAWSAADEFLLQAFKEMENHSSHTGIYNDRFGFLACHLHSFSPTIIITNKSQEKAIVSNLEANELPTAKFTNPLSVLENKIDFALVKIPKSLGLFQLFLEHITQNSTDDVQVICSFMTRYFTPNLLQIAEEYFEVVEQSKAKKKARLMILSKKREIVKRKIVTSIEYKDSVYKQYLGVFSSDHIDYATQFFLDHIELKKTDQRILDLASGNGVIGNEIFKQLPDAEIHLMDDSYLAVESAKLNIDGDMIHHHFNNDLSIFSDDTFDLIVTNPPFHFEYEINIQVPLQLFVECYRCLKEGGSLQIVANKHLNYRIHLEKYFKTVQVLAEANKFIVYKCIK